Proteins encoded by one window of Sphaerodactylus townsendi isolate TG3544 linkage group LG04, MPM_Stown_v2.3, whole genome shotgun sequence:
- the HMGB1 gene encoding high mobility group protein B1, translated as MGKGDPKKPRGKMSSYAFFVQTCREEHKKKHPDASVNFSEFSKKCSERWRTMSAKEKGKFEDMAKGDKVRYEREMKNYIPPKGETKKRFKDPNAPKRPPSAFFLFCSEFRPKIKGEHPGLSIGDVAKKLGEMWNNTSSDDKQPFEKKASKLKEKYEKDMNAYRAKGKPDVAKKVAPKPEKSKKKKEEDDDDEEDEDEEEEEEEEEEEEEEEEEEDDE; from the exons ATGGGCAAAGGGGATCCTAAAAAGCCGAGAGGCAAAATGTCCTCATATGCCTTCTTTGTGCAAACTTGCCGGGAAGAGCACAAGAAGAAACATCCAGATGCTTCTGTGAATTTTTCAGAGTTCTCAAAGAAGTGTTCAGAAAGGTGGAGG ACTATGTCCGctaaagaaaagggaaagttcGAAGATATGGCAAAAGGTGACAAGGTTCGTtatgaaagagaaatgaaaaattaTATACCGCCTAAAGGAGAGACAAAAAAGAGGTTCAAGGACCCAAACGCACCAAAGAGGCCTCC TTCGGCATTTTTCTTGTTCTGCTCTGAGTTTCGTCCAAAAATCAAAGGCGAACACCCTGGTCTTTCTATTGGGGATGTTGCAAAGAAACTTGGGGAGATGTGGAATAACACTTCCTCGGATGATAAACAACCCTTTGAAAAGAAGGCTTCCAAACTGAAGGAGAAGTACGAAAAG GATATGAATGCCTACCGGGCTAAAGGAAAGCCTGATGTAGCAAAAAAGGTAGCTCCCAAGCCTGAGAAgagcaagaaaaagaaggaagaagatgatgatgatgaggaagatgaagatgaggaggaagaggaggaggaagaagaggaggaggaggaggaagaagaggaagaggatgatgAATGA